From the Kribbella sp. CA-293567 genome, the window AGCCTGCAGCCGATCGATGTTCAGGAACGGTTCTGGCGATAGGGAACGGCACGTTTGGGTTGTTCCCCTCGGGTGCTCCCGGACTCGGTTGCCGATGCCCGCTCGTAGTCGGTCAGGATCTGGAAAACCTGAGCGGCTTCGAACAAGCGGTAGCGCTGCTGGCTGCCGACGGGACTGAGGATGCCGGCGCTGACGAACGTCTCCACCGCCGTGAAAGCCGCCGACCGACTGGATCCGGTCAGTCTCATGGCATCTTCCGCGGTGATCACAGGATGGCCGATCAGTTCGGGCAGAAGTCGTTCCGCGGCGCTGCCCTTGCGTGGGCTGAGCGCGGCGCGCCACCCGGTCTCGAGATCGGTCAGACGAGATTGCAAGGCGGCGGCATCCGCGGTGGCCCGCCGGGTGGCGGACAGGAACAGGTCGAGCCAGTCGCGGAGACCGCTCGATGCCGGCTCGCTACCCGGCGCGCCGACGTACCGGAATCTGGAGAGGCCGTCGATATAGGCCGCGGCACGCGTCGCGAGCGCAAGGCTGATGGGTGGGACGAAGTCTTTTGCCAGGCCTCGACGTTTGAGGACGACGTGGATCAGAGCGCGTCCGGTACGTCCGTTGCCGTCGGCGAAGGGATGAATGGTCTCGAACTGCGCATGGACCAGCCCTGCTTGGATCGTGCCGGGCAGGTCGTCCCGGTTGACGAAGACGCAGAGGTCTTCGAGGAGAGCTTCGACATGCTCCGGTGGAGGCGGGACGAAGGCGGCCTGGCAAGGGTTGAAATTGCTCCCCCCGATCCAGTTCTGCTTGGTCCGGATCTGGCCGGCTATCTCCGGTTGGTCCGAGTGCTCCATCAGCGCTCGGTGGATTTCGACCAGATCCCTGACCTCGACCTTGTCGAGCATCGCGACGGACTGGACGGCGTAGTCCATGGCGTGGACGTTGCCGAGTACGGCGTCGGCGGTCGCGTCCTCGCCCTGTGCCCCGGCTGCCACCTTCGCCTCGTGCCGCGCCAGCCGACGGCTGTTGACCTGGAGGCCTTCGATCTTGGAGGAGGCAACGGCCTCCGCACGCAACAGAAACCGGGCGAGCTGCTCGAGATGATGCTCGCCGGGACCTCCGAACGCCGCTAGTGCACGCTCGGTATCGGCGATGTCCGCCGTCAACTCGGCACTGAAATCCAGCGGATGGGCGCTGAGCAGATCAGGCAGGTACGCCGTGTACTCGCACGGCCGCCGGTACTTGCGCGGGCCGTACGCGTCGGGGTTGCCCTGCCAAATCGCTGTGATCTGCCGACTCAACCTGGACCTCTTCCTCATCTAAGTCCAGGTTGTTTGTCTAACCTGGACTTAGAGAAATACTAGTCCAGGTTCGACAGGTCGCACGTCAGGCCTGGCCGGCTTGTTCCTCGGGGGTGGACTTGCGGACCACCAGGCGGGTCCAGGCGCCGACGTAGACGCGGTCGTCGGTGTTGAGTTCGCGGCGTTGACCGGCAGGGATGGGGTCTTCGGGGAGGGGGCCGGAGGAAGGGCCGACGAAGGTGCCGTTGGAGGACTGGAGGTCTTCCACCCACCAGCGCTGGCCGTCGGTGGTCAGCTGGGCCTGACGGCGGCTCACGCCGGTGTCTTCGCCGCAGTCGATCTCCGGGGTGATGCCGCGGCTCTTGGACGGGCGCCCGACCAGCACGCTCTTGGCGGTCACGGGGATGACTGCCGGCAGTCCCGGGGACGGGCACGGGTCGTCGCTCTGCTGTACCTCGTA encodes:
- a CDS encoding Fic family protein, with protein sequence MSRQITAIWQGNPDAYGPRKYRRPCEYTAYLPDLLSAHPLDFSAELTADIADTERALAAFGGPGEHHLEQLARFLLRAEAVASSKIEGLQVNSRRLARHEAKVAAGAQGEDATADAVLGNVHAMDYAVQSVAMLDKVEVRDLVEIHRALMEHSDQPEIAGQIRTKQNWIGGSNFNPCQAAFVPPPPEHVEALLEDLCVFVNRDDLPGTIQAGLVHAQFETIHPFADGNGRTGRALIHVVLKRRGLAKDFVPPISLALATRAAAYIDGLSRFRYVGAPGSEPASSGLRDWLDLFLSATRRATADAAALQSRLTDLETGWRAALSPRKGSAAERLLPELIGHPVITAEDAMRLTGSSRSAAFTAVETFVSAGILSPVGSQQRYRLFEAAQVFQILTDYERASATESGSTRGEQPKRAVPYRQNRS